The DNA region GGACTGGCCCGGCTGCTGGAAACGTGCATGCGCCTGCAAGAAGGCTCGCCCGGCCAGGCCCGCTATCACTGGCGAGAGATCATCGACCTCTTCCGCCATCCCTACCTCAAGATGCTCAACCCCGAGGGCGCAGAAGAAACCGACAGCACCGCCGGCCTACGGCCCCTGTTCCACGCCGTGGAACGCATGGTGCGCCTGGGCGAGCGCCACACCTGCCCGGCCGACTGGCCCCCTGCCGAGGAGATCATGGCCGCCCAGGCCAAGGGAGAAGGACGCGAGCTGGACTATACCGAATCGCCGCAGACAGCCGCGGCAGCCGCGCTAATGCACACAGTAATCCAGCGATTCATCGACGCCTGGGAGTCCGTCTCCACCCTGGCCCAGCTCGCCGACGTGCTGGAAGGCTGCTGCGACCTGCTTATCACCCACGGCCGCACCCTGTGGCGGCGCTTCCCGCTGGACGCCGAATGCCTGCACCGGCTCTTCTACTCGGTCATTCCGCAGCTTCGCGACAGCCGGCTGTCGCAGTCCGAGTTCTCGCAGGAGCTCGTGTTCACCATCCTGCGACAGACCCTTGCGGCCGAGCGCGCACCCTTCGAGGCGGAGCCGCTCACAGGCCTGCAGGTGCTGGGCGTGCTGGAGGCCAGATGTCTAAAATTTGAGACAGTATACGTACTGGACGCCACAGAGGACAGACTGCCAGGACCGCCGGCTGTGGACCCGCTCTTCCCGGACTCGCTGCGCCGGCTGGTCAAGCTGCCCACCGGGCTGGACAAGGACATGGTCACCGCCCACCACTTCTTCCGCCTCGTGCGTGGTGCGAATCGCGCCGTGCTACTGTACCAGGCCGGGGTCAGCGGCGGGGCCGACGAGAAAAAGCCAACACGCAGCCGCTTTGCCGAAGAGCTCCTCTGGGAACGCGAGCAGCGCGATGGCGCCATTGCCGAGCCGGGCACCGGTCCCCTGTCCACGGTTTCTTTTCCAGTTGCCCCCATCCCCTCCTCACCGCTGGCCATAGAACGTACGCCGGCAATCGACGCGGCCATGCAGGCATTACTGGCCCAGCCCCTCTCGCCTACGCGGCTCGACGCCTACCTCGCCTGCCCGGCCCGGTTTCTGTACGAGCATCTGGCCGGCCTGCGGCAGGTGGAGGAAGTGGCTGAGGAAGGCGACCCAGCGACCATCGGATCGCTGGTGCACGGTGTATTGCGGGACTACCTGGCGCCGTTCGTGGGCCAGCGTATCGGCCCTGGCGGCGATGCCGCGGCGGACGCCCTGGCCGAGATGTACGAGGATGTGCTGCGAAAAGACCGCTTCTTCCGGCAGCTCTCGTGGGATCGGCAGCTCATGGCCATCCTGGCCGGCAGGCAGCGGTTGCGGCGGTATGTGCGCGCCATCCCGGAAGGCCGGCTCGTGGCGCTGGAGACGGCGCTTTCCTGCGAGCTGTCCGACGCCGGCGGAACGCTGCGCCTGCATGGCCGGCTGGATCGCCTGGACGAGCGCGACGGAAAATTCATCGTGCTGGACTACAAAACCGGCTCCGTGCAGACGCCGGCGCAGAAGCTCTGGACCGACGACGAGCTCTGGTTCCGTCTAGAAAGTTGGACACCTGACTCCGAAGATGACCCGCTGGAGGAGCTTGCCGCGGCGCTGCACTCCGTGCAGCTACCGGCCTACATCCACCTTGCCAGAACAGGACGCGACGAGAACGGGCAGGAGGGTCCGCTGGCCCACGCCGCCGGCGAGGACTGCAACGCCGCCCTGGTGGAGTTGAAAAAAAGCGGCGCCGAGGAGGCGATTTTCGGAAAGAAGATGGACGCGGGCGTCCAGCGCTGCGCCGTGGAGCAGCAGATGCCAGAGCTGTTCGGCTTTTTGCGTAAACACATGGTCGGCGCGCGGGTGCTCACCCCCAGGCCGGACCGGCACTGCGACTGGTGCAGCTACAGCGGGCTGTGTCGGCGCGGGAGCGTGTTGCCCGACGGGTCGAGCTAGTCGCTCACCGGCTGCATGCCCAGCCGGAACAGGGAAAAACGCAGCCTGTCCTTGTCCGGAAAGAAGAGCGAGGCCGCGAGGTTACTCGCACCGTGGGCCAGAGTGAGCAAAAAGTTCGTATTGGAGAGCCGGCCCAGGTCCTCGTCGAGCTGTGCCGCGGCACGGCGCACCAGCGCGGCGTAGTCCCACTCCTCCTCGCTGTTCTCGTCCCAGACGATCTCCACGAGGCGCGGGTCCATGCCCTTGGCCATGGAGTCCAGCTCCTCGATGCGCCGACGCAGATCCTGCGCCTTCTCGTGTTCCAAATCCGTTTCCCAGGCGTCCAGATACGCCTCCAGGGTCCGGGTCATGGATTCATAATGACCGGCCACGACATTGAGCTCTCGTTCGCTGAAACGACGCATACTTCCTTTTCCTCCCATTCTGGAAGCATACCGAGAATCATTGCAGGGGGCAATGGCTTGTCTCGACAGACCTCAACGTAGTCCGAGAGCGGCCGTCAGCACGCGGGCTATGGTCTGCGCCACACTCCCGTCCCAGTCGAATGTCGGATTGAAGATGGTGACATCGAGCCCGGCAAGGCGCTCCGTGGCTGCGCATCGGCGAATCACGCCGTACAACTCCCCCCAGCGCAATCCGTCCGCCATGGGATAATCCACGGCCGGCATTTCCCAGGGATTCAGAACATCGAGGTCCACATGCAGCCAGAATGGATCCGATTCCCCCAAAAAGGCCAACGCACCGCAGACGGCGTTGGAAAAGCCGCCGAGCCGGATGTCCGAGAGGCTCGCGCAGTGCATGGCCGAGTCGCGCACATTCGTCCCTCCGATTGCCTCCACAATAGCCTCGTCGCGGAACCCGAATACCGCCGTATCGTTCTCGGAAACCAGCGGCCCTCCCAGGCCGTACTCCGTGAGCACCTCCGGCCCCCTGCCCACCGCCAGGCCCAGCTCCATATCCGCCGTTTCTCCGGTCGGCGACTGCTCCGGCGCATAGAAATCCATGTGTCCATCCAGAAAGAACAGCCTGGCGCTCCTCGTCCGGCGCATGCCCAACAAACAACCGAGCAGGATGGTGCAATCTCCGCCCAATACTATGGGAACCCTGCCGGACCGCATGACCTCGTGCACGGTATCTGCGAGATTCAGCGTGTACTCGCGCACCTGGAGAGGATTGAGTACCCCGTCTGTAGACCGCTCGGGACGCCAGTCTGCCGGCGGCAGCGAGACAGTGTCCCTGCCCGCGGGCGTCTTGGCCAGCCCGGCCCGCAGCATAGCCTGGGGAGCCATGTCGATTCCGGACCAGTTGCTCTCCACACAGAGGGGCGCTTCGATAATCCGGTACGCCTCAGGTTCGA from Oceanidesulfovibrio marinus includes:
- a CDS encoding PD-(D/E)XK nuclease family protein, whose protein sequence is MVERRFDLVSWRADLVDAVRDILLEESGGDRDLSRFLIVFPHKRPGRYLRDVLLHDDRLPKPCFLPETISAGELIARLGNGLAHESQQDAVSVPPLDRAALLEAVVRRLAEEGGGPLDPLARLSSEEFFPWAMRLATLMEEFYAHGLEPADIPYPEEDVAPFAAALLEQLGDIDHAYREALATEGLTTPGLDARRVGENLDAVADMLAGKRLIVAGFPGFTGVAENIFHMLWEAGAARIILHGDPLLADRLGSAHWSCGPLARQIRQWRPREVVLLEADATSPEDTELELVEGFDLHSQLAALHDRLCAGGSGEGAAVILPDSSMLMPVLHHLPDPAVNVSMGYPLERTGLARLLETCMRLQEGSPGQARYHWREIIDLFRHPYLKMLNPEGAEETDSTAGLRPLFHAVERMVRLGERHTCPADWPPAEEIMAAQAKGEGRELDYTESPQTAAAAALMHTVIQRFIDAWESVSTLAQLADVLEGCCDLLITHGRTLWRRFPLDAECLHRLFYSVIPQLRDSRLSQSEFSQELVFTILRQTLAAERAPFEAEPLTGLQVLGVLEARCLKFETVYVLDATEDRLPGPPAVDPLFPDSLRRLVKLPTGLDKDMVTAHHFFRLVRGANRAVLLYQAGVSGGADEKKPTRSRFAEELLWEREQRDGAIAEPGTGPLSTVSFPVAPIPSSPLAIERTPAIDAAMQALLAQPLSPTRLDAYLACPARFLYEHLAGLRQVEEVAEEGDPATIGSLVHGVLRDYLAPFVGQRIGPGGDAAADALAEMYEDVLRKDRFFRQLSWDRQLMAILAGRQRLRRYVRAIPEGRLVALETALSCELSDAGGTLRLHGRLDRLDERDGKFIVLDYKTGSVQTPAQKLWTDDELWFRLESWTPDSEDDPLEELAAALHSVQLPAYIHLARTGRDENGQEGPLAHAAGEDCNAALVELKKSGAEEAIFGKKMDAGVQRCAVEQQMPELFGFLRKHMVGARVLTPRPDRHCDWCSYSGLCRRGSVLPDGSS
- a CDS encoding arginase family protein, giving the protein MAGSYQEWSTLSIEPEAYRIIEAPLCVESNWSGIDMAPQAMLRAGLAKTPAGRDTVSLPPADWRPERSTDGVLNPLQVREYTLNLADTVHEVMRSGRVPIVLGGDCTILLGCLLGMRRTRSARLFFLDGHMDFYAPEQSPTGETADMELGLAVGRGPEVLTEYGLGGPLVSENDTAVFGFRDEAIVEAIGGTNVRDSAMHCASLSDIRLGGFSNAVCGALAFLGESDPFWLHVDLDVLNPWEMPAVDYPMADGLRWGELYGVIRRCAATERLAGLDVTIFNPTFDWDGSVAQTIARVLTAALGLR